A stretch of the Planktothricoides raciborskii GIHE-MW2 genome encodes the following:
- a CDS encoding ferredoxin, translated as MVIVQQSQRKVLVCINRTCRKQGAEKVLQAFQQMPIENAIAEGTGCLGQCGNGPMVLVEPEQVWYCQVRPEEVPAVVERHLKGNQPIKGMLYRKFHPRE; from the coding sequence ATGGTAATCGTACAGCAATCTCAGAGAAAAGTTTTGGTTTGTATTAATCGAACTTGTCGGAAGCAAGGGGCAGAAAAAGTGTTACAAGCGTTTCAACAAATGCCCATAGAAAATGCGATCGCCGAGGGGACGGGTTGCCTGGGACAATGTGGCAATGGTCCGATGGTATTGGTGGAACCAGAACAAGTTTGGTATTGCCAAGTTAGACCCGAAGAAGTTCCAGCGGTGGTCGAACGACATTTAAAAGGAAATCAACCGATTAAAGGGATGCTTTATCGCAAGTTTCACCCAAGGGAATAG
- a CDS encoding ATP-binding protein, giving the protein MNECLPGSEIINQSALQLVSLTLSIEDTGIGISPQDQLHIFDAFAQGNRQSKRKYSGTGLGLAITKRLTEILGGTIELESELNSGSIFTFKFPNVRVFDSAIAESKLPIAIEPNLDPVQSSVKPDREPNNSIIDIDRASDRLNPEMMQSPVPLINEAAFRELMDQLDIEQTHIWPELCQKMKFRELQAFSERLNQWAEKYPLGDLLNYANQVANQLEPFDWDQLPDTIAQFTEIIESIEAKFNQK; this is encoded by the coding sequence TTGAATGAGTGCTTACCAGGTTCGGAAATCATCAATCAATCTGCTTTACAACTCGTCAGTTTAACCCTGAGCATAGAAGATACGGGAATCGGGATTAGCCCTCAAGATCAATTGCATATTTTTGATGCTTTTGCCCAAGGCAATAGACAGAGTAAACGTAAGTATAGTGGTACAGGTTTAGGATTAGCAATTACCAAACGACTTACAGAAATTTTGGGGGGAACCATTGAACTCGAAAGTGAGTTAAATTCTGGTTCTATTTTTACGTTTAAGTTTCCTAATGTGAGGGTGTTTGATTCCGCGATCGCTGAGAGTAAATTGCCGATCGCGATCGAGCCAAATTTAGATCCAGTTCAATCCAGCGTCAAGCCTGACCGAGAGCCAAACAATTCTATTATAGATATAGATCGAGCCAGCGATCGCCTGAATCCTGAAATGATGCAGTCACCAGTGCCATTAATCAATGAGGCAGCATTTCGGGAATTAATGGATCAACTGGACATAGAACAAACACATATTTGGCCAGAATTATGTCAAAAAATGAAATTTAGAGAATTACAAGCATTTTCCGAGCGCTTAAACCAGTGGGCAGAGAAATATCCTTTAGGGGATTTGTTAAACTATGCCAATCAGGTGGCAAATCAACTAGAACCATTTGATTGGGATCAATTACCCGATACTATCGCTCAATTTACGGAAATTATTGAATCTATAGAAGCCAAATTTAATCAAAAATAA
- a CDS encoding DUF3318 domain-containing protein — translation MDPAIETYRLLDIMPASGRMLTKIQSQPQQPTVISSPFPKPWDKPRLILVNFDLWARLSQSQRDLLMLRTVCWQLNIQWFKIDIYQGLVAAGVLGTLLEMVQVDAVGIVIAGSLTGLAVSQIWRNQRSSQSELLADEAALQVAQRRGYSEAEAAQYLLESIQIVAKIEGRPSLSFTELIRCQNLRAIAGLSAFSVPEGEIRE, via the coding sequence ATGGATCCAGCGATTGAAACTTACCGCTTACTCGATATCATGCCTGCCAGCGGACGGATGCTGACAAAAATTCAAAGCCAGCCCCAACAACCCACGGTAATTTCGAGTCCATTTCCCAAACCTTGGGATAAACCCAGATTGATTTTAGTTAATTTTGACCTTTGGGCGCGATTATCTCAAAGTCAGCGAGATTTATTAATGTTAAGAACCGTTTGTTGGCAGTTGAATATCCAATGGTTCAAAATCGATATTTATCAAGGATTAGTGGCAGCCGGGGTCTTAGGAACTTTGTTAGAAATGGTGCAAGTGGATGCCGTCGGTATCGTCATTGCCGGGAGTCTAACCGGACTAGCTGTTTCTCAAATTTGGCGCAATCAACGCAGTTCCCAATCGGAGTTATTGGCCGATGAAGCAGCACTTCAAGTCGCCCAACGGCGGGGCTACAGCGAAGCCGAAGCCGCCCAATATTTGCTTGAATCAATTCAAATAGTGGCCAAAATTGAAGGGCGACCCAGCTTAAGTTTTACCGAACTGATTCGCTGTCAAAATTTACGGGCGATCGCTGGTCTTTCGGCTTTCAGTGTTCCCGAAGGAGAAATTCGTGAATAG
- a CDS encoding two-component sensor histidine kinase, giving the protein MQQRTNKNLQISEQLAAAIREQQKAEKLLAAYNQTLEQEVMQRTEELIDSNKRLELAKEKAEIASQYKSNFIANMSHEFRTPMNAILGFCELLKNSPLENKSKSYVEAIASSGKLLLALINDILDLSKIESGKLDVSYEPVDIRMVIQEIEQIFSHPASQKNLLLFSEIDEKLPQNLYFDEVRPRQILFNVVGNALKFTEEGFIKISLSTK; this is encoded by the coding sequence GTGCAGCAGCGAACTAACAAAAATTTACAAATCAGTGAACAACTGGCAGCAGCAATCCGGGAACAGCAAAAAGCAGAGAAACTTTTAGCGGCATATAATCAGACTTTAGAGCAGGAGGTGATGCAGCGAACTGAAGAACTGATTGATTCTAATAAAAGACTGGAACTGGCTAAGGAAAAAGCGGAAATAGCCAGCCAATATAAGAGCAATTTCATTGCCAATATGAGCCATGAGTTCCGCACCCCAATGAATGCCATTCTTGGGTTTTGTGAATTGCTGAAAAATAGCCCACTTGAAAATAAGTCAAAAAGCTATGTTGAGGCGATCGCCTCTAGTGGCAAACTGCTCCTGGCTTTGATTAATGATATCCTAGACTTGTCGAAAATTGAATCCGGGAAACTAGATGTCAGTTATGAACCCGTTGACATCAGGATGGTGATTCAAGAAATTGAACAAATTTTCTCTCACCCCGCGAGTCAAAAAAATTTGTTACTTTTTAGTGAGATTGACGAAAAGCTTCCTCAGAACCTTTATTTTGATGAGGTACGGCCGCGTCAAATACTTTTTAATGTTGTCGGTAATGCTCTCAAATTTACCGAAGAGGGTTTTATTAAAATTTCTCTCAGCACCAAATAA
- a CDS encoding glycosyltransferase, which translates to MNKQQTNSLLDVPSSSLQILSHNTRANESQLLLSLVLPTYKEAKNIPAIVEQITRLLNSVIPGQYELIVVDDNSPDKTWEIAQSIMGEYPQLRVMRRRDERGLSTAVIRGWQVANGEIFGVIDADLQHPPEVLLQMLAIIKEQADVDLVVASRHVEGGGVSDWSLIRRFLSRGAQTLGLIILPGVVGRVSDPMSGYFMVRRQALVGKTMNPLGYKILIETLGRGDIGKVAEVGYVFQERLEGESKVTWKQYVDYLRHLVRLRLDLWRIGRFLRFGIVGFSGVFVDMAVLYLLSDPTTLAWGLTRSKIIAAEAAIVNNFLWNDAWTFADMSIHQRGWKKRFKRFLKFNLVCLGGVGLNIVLLNVMFNLLGFNSFRAGRYVANFIAIAIVTLWNFWLNLKLSWRVTEVDR; encoded by the coding sequence ATGAATAAACAGCAAACCAATTCACTTCTTGATGTTCCCTCTAGTTCATTACAGATTTTGTCACACAATACAAGAGCAAATGAAAGTCAATTATTATTATCTTTAGTGCTGCCAACTTACAAGGAAGCGAAAAATATTCCGGCAATTGTAGAACAAATAACCCGGTTATTAAATTCAGTTATTCCTGGCCAATATGAGTTAATTGTGGTGGATGATAATAGTCCAGATAAAACCTGGGAAATTGCCCAATCTATCATGGGAGAATATCCTCAATTACGAGTCATGCGTCGGCGAGATGAACGGGGACTTTCTACGGCGGTGATTCGCGGTTGGCAAGTAGCAAATGGAGAAATTTTTGGCGTAATTGATGCGGATTTGCAACATCCTCCAGAAGTGTTATTACAAATGTTGGCCATTATCAAAGAACAAGCTGATGTGGATTTGGTGGTGGCTTCTCGCCATGTAGAAGGGGGTGGGGTGAGTGATTGGAGTTTGATTCGCCGTTTTTTATCGCGAGGAGCTCAGACATTAGGGTTAATTATTTTGCCCGGAGTGGTGGGGCGGGTTTCTGACCCCATGAGTGGTTATTTTATGGTGCGTCGCCAAGCCCTGGTTGGTAAAACCATGAATCCTCTGGGTTACAAAATTTTGATTGAAACCCTGGGACGGGGAGATATCGGCAAAGTGGCAGAAGTGGGCTATGTGTTTCAAGAACGCTTAGAGGGCGAAAGTAAGGTGACATGGAAACAGTATGTCGATTATTTGCGCCACTTGGTGCGTTTACGGTTAGATTTATGGCGGATTGGCCGTTTTTTGCGGTTTGGCATTGTGGGTTTTTCTGGGGTGTTTGTGGATATGGCGGTGCTTTATTTATTAAGTGACCCGACTACTTTGGCCTGGGGATTGACTCGCAGTAAAATTATTGCGGCGGAAGCGGCAATTGTGAATAATTTTTTGTGGAATGATGCCTGGACTTTTGCCGATATGTCCATTCATCAACGGGGTTGGAAGAAGCGATTTAAGCGGTTTTTGAAGTTTAATTTGGTCTGCTTAGGAGGAGTCGGATTAAATATTGTGTTGTTGAATGTGATGTTTAATTTGTTAGGGTTTAATTCGTTTCGCGCAGGTCGCTATGTGGCGAATTTTATTGCGATCGCAATTGTCACGCTTTGGAATTTCTGGCTAAACCTGAAACTTAGTTGGCGAGTGACAGAAGTAGATCGATAA
- a CDS encoding class I SAM-dependent methyltransferase, which produces MANPNINLPYFDLLFEEFGKQNPEALEAFGRHVHWGYWDYPAAADGSISDFAKAAERLSRRVCDAGKVGNGKRILDCGCGFGGTIASLNERFSDLELVGLNIDERQLERAREQVQPQNNNQIQFVQGNACELPFEDNSFDVVTAVECIFHFPSREQFFREARRVLKPGGQLAISDFVQAETFMPVLKFMGNFIPFDIDFTYGKVDSNISLTDYQNLAKTTQFISKIEDDITVNTLPTYPIVRKLLHDGKLKKGENVTLATEWLSRLGILRYLILSFQVS; this is translated from the coding sequence ATGGCCAACCCAAATATTAATCTTCCTTATTTCGATCTCCTGTTTGAAGAATTTGGCAAACAAAACCCAGAGGCATTAGAAGCATTTGGCCGTCATGTTCACTGGGGATATTGGGATTATCCCGCTGCTGCCGATGGTTCGATCTCCGACTTTGCCAAAGCCGCAGAACGTCTGTCTCGTCGGGTTTGTGATGCCGGAAAAGTCGGCAATGGAAAGCGAATTCTTGACTGTGGTTGTGGATTTGGCGGCACTATCGCCAGCCTAAATGAACGCTTTTCTGATCTGGAATTAGTCGGATTAAATATCGACGAACGTCAACTCGAACGCGCCCGAGAACAAGTACAACCGCAAAATAACAATCAAATTCAATTTGTCCAAGGCAATGCCTGTGAACTGCCCTTTGAGGATAATTCATTTGATGTGGTTACAGCGGTAGAGTGCATTTTTCATTTTCCTAGCCGAGAGCAATTTTTCCGAGAAGCACGAAGAGTCCTTAAGCCCGGTGGCCAACTGGCGATTAGCGACTTTGTTCAAGCAGAAACTTTTATGCCTGTACTCAAATTTATGGGCAATTTTATCCCATTTGACATAGACTTTACTTACGGAAAAGTGGACAGTAATATTAGCTTGACTGACTATCAAAATTTAGCCAAAACCACTCAATTTATCAGCAAAATTGAGGATGATATTACCGTAAATACTCTGCCAACTTATCCCATAGTCAGAAAACTCCTGCATGATGGCAAGCTCAAGAAAGGCGAAAATGTCACCTTGGCAACTGAGTGGTTATCTCGGTTGGGAATTTTGCGCTATTTAATTTTGTCTTTTCAAGTCTCTTAA